A window of the Branchiibius hedensis genome harbors these coding sequences:
- a CDS encoding ATP-binding cassette domain-containing protein produces MTRSGQSTAPADQHDVITVHGARVNNLRDVSVTIPKRRLTVFTGVSGSGKSSLVFGTIAAESQRLINETYSAFVQGFMPTLARPDVDVLDGLTTAIIVSQERIGSDPRSTVGTVTDTNAMLRILFSRLAVPHIGGPPAYSFNTPTVHGSGAISVGTKRATKATFSRLGGMCPRCEGRGSVSDFDLTALYDDKLSLEDGALKIPGYSMDGWYGRIFKGCGFFPADKPIATFTAKQLDALLHKEPTRIKVDGINVTYEGLIPKITKSMLSKDRESMQPHIRAFVDRAITFSTCPECDGTRLAEPARTSRIGQTSIADACAMQISDLAAWVRSLDEPSVGPLLDALRDSLDAFDRIGLGYLSLDRPAGTLSGGEAQRVKMIRHLGSPLTDISYVFDEPSVGLHPHDIQRMNELLLQLRDKGNTVLVVEHKPELIAIADQVIDLGPGAGSSGGTVTFEGTVAGLKSSGTVTGRHLDDRASLKVDVRRARGTLPIRGAHAHNLRDVDVDIPLGVLVVVTGVAGSGKSSLIEGSLTGRDGVVVVDQTPIRRSRRSNPATYTGLLEPLRKAFAKANGVKPALFSANSEGACPTCGGAGVIYTDLGMMAGVSTVCEDCEGRRFQPEVLGYLLGGRSIADVLEMSAGEAEPFCAEVKLPAAERILARLTDVGLGYVTLGQPLTTLSGGERQRLKLAAQMGEQADIYVLDEPTTGLHLADVERLLALLDRLVDSGKSVIVIEHHQAVMSHADWIIDLGPGAGHDGGRIVFEGSPADLVAGRSTLTGEYLAAYVGS; encoded by the coding sequence ATGACGCGCTCCGGACAGTCAACCGCCCCGGCCGACCAACATGACGTGATCACCGTGCACGGTGCTCGGGTCAACAACCTGCGCGACGTGAGTGTGACCATCCCCAAGCGCCGCCTGACGGTCTTCACGGGCGTGTCCGGGTCGGGCAAGAGTTCCCTGGTCTTCGGCACGATCGCCGCCGAGTCGCAGCGTCTGATCAACGAGACCTACAGCGCCTTCGTGCAGGGCTTCATGCCCACCCTGGCACGGCCCGACGTTGACGTCCTGGACGGCCTGACGACCGCGATCATCGTGTCTCAGGAACGCATCGGCTCTGATCCACGCTCAACCGTCGGCACGGTGACCGACACGAACGCGATGCTACGAATCCTGTTCTCCCGCCTCGCAGTTCCGCACATCGGCGGGCCGCCGGCGTACTCCTTCAACACCCCGACGGTGCATGGCTCGGGAGCGATCAGTGTCGGTACGAAGCGGGCGACGAAGGCGACCTTCTCCCGGCTGGGCGGGATGTGTCCGCGCTGCGAAGGCCGCGGCAGCGTCTCCGACTTCGACCTCACAGCGCTCTATGACGACAAGCTGTCGCTGGAGGATGGCGCGCTGAAGATCCCCGGCTACTCGATGGACGGGTGGTACGGGCGGATCTTCAAGGGCTGCGGCTTCTTCCCGGCCGACAAGCCGATCGCCACGTTCACCGCCAAGCAGTTGGACGCACTGCTGCACAAGGAGCCCACCCGGATCAAGGTCGACGGCATCAACGTCACCTACGAAGGGCTGATCCCCAAGATCACCAAGTCCATGCTGTCCAAGGACCGCGAGTCGATGCAGCCGCACATCCGCGCCTTCGTCGACCGGGCCATCACCTTCTCCACCTGCCCCGAGTGCGACGGGACCCGCCTCGCCGAGCCGGCGCGCACCTCGCGGATCGGCCAGACCAGCATTGCCGACGCCTGCGCGATGCAGATCAGCGACCTGGCCGCCTGGGTGCGCTCGCTGGACGAACCGTCGGTCGGACCGCTGCTGGATGCCCTACGCGACAGCCTCGACGCGTTCGACCGGATCGGGTTGGGCTATCTGTCGCTGGACCGGCCGGCGGGCACGTTGTCCGGGGGAGAGGCGCAGCGGGTCAAGATGATCCGGCACCTCGGTTCCCCGCTGACCGACATCAGCTATGTCTTCGACGAACCGTCGGTCGGGTTGCATCCGCACGACATCCAGCGGATGAACGAGCTGCTGCTGCAACTGCGGGACAAGGGCAACACGGTGCTGGTGGTCGAGCACAAACCGGAGCTGATCGCCATCGCCGACCAGGTCATCGACCTGGGACCGGGAGCTGGATCATCCGGTGGCACAGTGACCTTCGAGGGAACAGTGGCCGGGCTGAAGTCGTCTGGGACCGTCACCGGGCGGCACCTGGACGATCGAGCGAGCCTGAAGGTCGACGTACGGCGAGCACGCGGCACCCTGCCGATCCGCGGCGCCCACGCGCACAACCTGCGGGACGTCGACGTCGACATCCCGCTCGGGGTCCTGGTCGTAGTGACCGGCGTCGCGGGATCGGGCAAGAGCTCCTTGATCGAGGGTTCCCTGACGGGGCGGGACGGCGTCGTCGTGGTCGACCAGACGCCGATCCGCCGGTCGCGCCGATCCAACCCAGCGACGTACACCGGTCTGCTCGAGCCGTTGCGCAAGGCGTTCGCCAAGGCCAACGGGGTCAAGCCGGCACTGTTCAGCGCGAACTCCGAAGGTGCCTGTCCGACCTGCGGTGGTGCCGGGGTGATCTACACCGACCTGGGCATGATGGCCGGGGTGAGCACGGTCTGCGAGGACTGTGAGGGCCGCCGCTTCCAACCGGAGGTGCTGGGTTACCTGCTCGGTGGGCGCTCCATCGCGGACGTGTTGGAGATGTCCGCGGGCGAGGCAGAGCCCTTCTGCGCTGAGGTGAAACTGCCTGCGGCAGAACGGATCCTGGCGCGACTGACCGATGTCGGACTCGGTTACGTCACGCTGGGACAACCCTTGACCACCTTGTCCGGCGGTGAGCGGCAACGCCTGAAGCTCGCCGCCCAGATGGGGGAGCAGGCCGACATCTACGTCCTGGATGAGCCGACGACCGGTCTGCATCTGGCCGACGTCGAACGGCTGCTGGCCCTGTTGGATCGGTTGGTGGACTCGGGCAAGTCAGTGATCGTCATCGAGCATCACCAGGCGGTGATGTCGCACGCCGACTGGATCATCGATCTCGGGCCGGGCGCGGGCCACGACGGCGGGCGGATCGTTTTCGAGGGCAGCCCTGCTGACCTGGTCGCCGGGCGATCAACGCTGACGGGGGAGTACCTCGCGGCGTACGTGGGCTCATGA